In Legionella beliardensis, the following are encoded in one genomic region:
- the yacG gene encoding DNA gyrase inhibitor YacG, whose protein sequence is MNNHPNVVCPTCGKQNTWQVQNAFRPFCSERCKLIDLGEWANETRKIPGKTLDPNLSVLTDDDPDNF, encoded by the coding sequence ATGAATAACCATCCAAACGTTGTATGTCCTACCTGTGGCAAGCAAAATACGTGGCAGGTGCAAAATGCATTTAGGCCCTTTTGTTCTGAGCGCTGCAAGCTCATTGATTTAGGCGAATGGGCCAATGAAACGCGAAAAATTCCTGGAAAAACGCTTGACCCAAATCTTAGTGTTTTAACAGATGATGATCCAGATAATTTCTAG
- a CDS encoding DNA topology modulation protein: MAHRIMIMGRSGSGKSTFAYHLHQQTKLPLYHLDKYFFTDYWVERDYQEFLTIQQALVNQEQWIIDGNSTKSFELRYQRASVCIYFNYPRYRCYWRVFKRLFFKDKRIDDRANNCPEKVSWSLIKYMWGFERRVEVILHQLKRSYPQTQFIEIRSDKLLKLFSQNFLTDL; this comes from the coding sequence ATGGCCCATCGTATTATGATTATGGGACGCAGTGGAAGTGGCAAATCTACTTTTGCTTATCATCTGCATCAACAAACGAAACTCCCTCTCTATCATCTGGACAAGTATTTTTTTACAGATTACTGGGTAGAGCGTGATTATCAGGAATTTTTGACTATTCAGCAGGCGCTTGTTAATCAGGAACAATGGATTATTGACGGCAACTCAACTAAATCCTTTGAGCTGCGCTATCAACGAGCGAGCGTTTGTATTTATTTTAATTATCCTCGCTATCGTTGTTATTGGCGGGTCTTTAAAAGACTTTTTTTTAAAGATAAACGCATTGATGATCGCGCCAATAACTGTCCTGAAAAGGTGAGTTGGTCGCTTATAAAATATATGTGGGGTTTTGAACGGCGCGTTGAGGTTATTTTGCATCAATTAAAAAGAAGCTACCCCCAAACTCAATTTATTGAGATCCGCTCTGATAAATTACTTAAGCTATTTAGCCAAAATTTCTTGACTGATTTATGA
- a CDS encoding AAA family ATPase has translation MNRKIFLISGPPGAGKSTLAQALAQLFNKSIHIECDSLYNMVQGGYKKPWEDGADTLISLMQNALASQAKIYLQAGFVVIADYVWSLREIYCLFNQIGHENIFYPIFLLPKKAINLARDCNREYRVGSDRVAEYWDNYERWKDKFPKIFYDNSDISASEMAKNLIKEKGFNHRELKLFLNL, from the coding sequence ATGAATAGAAAGATCTTTCTAATTTCTGGGCCACCTGGTGCTGGAAAATCAACTTTAGCACAAGCCCTAGCCCAGCTTTTTAATAAGAGCATCCATATTGAATGTGATTCACTCTATAATATGGTGCAAGGGGGTTACAAGAAACCTTGGGAAGATGGCGCTGATACTTTAATTTCTCTTATGCAAAATGCGCTAGCATCACAAGCCAAAATATACTTACAAGCTGGATTTGTTGTCATTGCAGATTATGTTTGGTCACTCAGGGAGATTTATTGCCTTTTTAACCAAATCGGACACGAAAACATATTTTATCCTATATTTCTTTTGCCAAAGAAAGCTATAAATCTAGCGCGAGATTGTAATAGGGAGTATAGGGTTGGTTCAGATAGAGTCGCAGAATACTGGGATAATTATGAAAGATGGAAGGATAAATTTCCCAAAATATTTTATGATAATTCAGATATTTCAGCCAGTGAAATGGCAAAAAATCTTATAAAAGAAAAAGGGTTCAATCATAGAGAATTAAAACTATTCCTAAACTTATAA